A part of Streptomyces sp. NBC_01451 genomic DNA contains:
- a CDS encoding STAS domain-containing protein gives MPWEHSSSAQQIHVYETEERTVVQLRGEIDIAVVLRVTATVDTATGRPSTDVVIDLSPVEFLDCSGLGLLCRARRRVEERGGHLTLVCPQPHIRKMIRIVDLSQVFVLTDTLDEALNGRTSVS, from the coding sequence ATGCCCTGGGAGCACTCTTCTTCTGCCCAGCAGATCCACGTCTACGAGACGGAAGAGCGAACCGTCGTCCAGCTGCGCGGCGAGATCGACATAGCCGTGGTCCTGCGAGTCACCGCCACGGTGGACACGGCCACAGGCCGACCGAGTACCGACGTGGTGATCGATCTCAGCCCCGTTGAGTTCCTGGACTGCTCCGGGCTGGGGTTGCTCTGCCGTGCGCGGCGACGGGTCGAAGAGCGGGGCGGACACCTGACGCTCGTCTGTCCCCAACCCCACATCCGTAAGATGATCCGGATCGTCGACCTCAGCCAGGTCTTCGTCCTGACGGACACACTGGACGAGGCACTAAACGGTCGCACATCCGTAAGTTGA